The region GTTAAATCACCCAGTACCGATGCCAGCGCCGCGAAAATCGAACATACCAGCAGCGTAGAGGGGGCAACCTCAAGATTCGCCCAGACGCCGTAGCCCCAGGAGATGATCGCTGCCGTAAACAGGCCGCCGATGAAACCTTGCCAGGTTTTGCCCGGAGACACCTTTGGCGCCAGTTTATGTTTGCCGAACAGTTTACCAAACATATAGGCCCCGGAGTCAGCCCCCCAGACGAGAATCATCACATAAAGCAGCCATATCGCACCGCTATAGTGGTTTTCATCATAGTGCCAGGCGCGCAGCGCAACCATACCCCAGAAAAACGGCACAATGGTGAGCAGGCCAAAAATAAGGCGCAACACTTTAGAGTTACGCCAGATTGCCGCAGAGCCCGGATAGAAAAGCACTAAAACAAGCGCAGCAATCCACCAGGCCAGCGATATCCATAAGGATCCGGCAACCAGCGGCTGGTGAACATCGTGATGATATTCAGGCAAGGTATACAGCATCAGGGCCAGTAAAAAACCACAGAGTACCGCCAGCCATACCCGCTGAGTGCGCGAGGTAAAGCCGCTAAGCTGCCCCCATTCCCACGCGGCGAGCATACACACCACCAGCGTAACAATGGCGAATCCCACCGGAGGCAGTAAAAACAGCGCTGCGATGACGACGGGTATTAATACAAAAGCGGAAATCAGGCGATACTTCAGCAAAAGCTACCCCCATCAGGCGTTATCGCCACCAGGCTCGGTGCCGCCGAAACGACGCTCTCGATTGGCAAAGGCATGCAGCGCACCTTCAAAGTCTTGTTCATCAAAATCTGGCCAAAGAACATCCGTAAAGTAAAGTTCGGCGTAGGCGATTTGCCACAGCAAAAAGTTACTTATGCGATGTTCCCCCCCTGTCCTTATAACCAAATCCACGGGTGCCAGTTCATTCATGCAGATTTGCTGACTCAGCGCCTCTTCATCAATCTGGTCGGGACTTAACAGCCCTTCCTGAACCTGCTCAGCCAAATGCCGAACCCCCTGGATAATATCCCAGCGTCCGCCGTAATTCGCCGCGATATTGAGCGTCAGGCCGGTATTATTTTCCGTCAGCGCTTCTGCTTTGCGAATCCGTTCCTGTAGACGTGAGTTAAAACGACTGGTATCGCCAATAATACGCAAGCGGACGTTGTGGCGGTGCAGGCTTTTTACTTCACTATCGAGCGCCCACACAAACAGTTCCATCAACGCAGTCACTTCCTGCGCAGGTCGATTCCAGTTTTCACTGCTAAAAGCATAGAGCGTTAACGCATCAATGCCGTTATTGGCGGCAAAAGAAACGGCGCGGCGAACAGATTTCGCCCCAGCTTTATGCCCAAAGGCTCGTATCTTCCCTTGTCTTTTCGCCCAGCGGCCATTGCCATCCATGATGATTGCAACATGGCGACAGCCATGTGCTGGCAAGTTTTCGCTTATTGGTTGATTCGCAGACAACATAACGCGTTTTTAGTCCCTGAAAGGATTTAACGGTACACAGGAATACTGAAGCCTATACATAAAAAAGCCGTGTCAAACCACGGCTTACCTGACCACTTAAAGCCAAATACCTGCGATCAGGTGGCGCAGACTATATCACTGAAGCCCAACGCTAACAAATAGCACGACGACTAGTGCTTGCTTTATCACCAGCTTGCGAGACGTGTCACCTGTTTACGCGCAACAATACGTGCCTGTTCATCCACGGCCAGCACCTCTTCCACGCTCTGCGGCTCACGCAAATCCATCATCTCCAGCACGGATAAATTCAACGCAGCGATGTCGGTAAAGCGGATCTGCTGATTCAGGAAT is a window of Enterobacter hormaechei ATCC 49162 DNA encoding:
- the ispU gene encoding (2E,6E)-farnesyl-diphosphate-specific ditrans,polycis-undecaprenyl-diphosphate synthase codes for the protein MLSANQPISENLPAHGCRHVAIIMDGNGRWAKRQGKIRAFGHKAGAKSVRRAVSFAANNGIDALTLYAFSSENWNRPAQEVTALMELFVWALDSEVKSLHRHNVRLRIIGDTSRFNSRLQERIRKAEALTENNTGLTLNIAANYGGRWDIIQGVRHLAEQVQEGLLSPDQIDEEALSQQICMNELAPVDLVIRTGGEHRISNFLLWQIAYAELYFTDVLWPDFDEQDFEGALHAFANRERRFGGTEPGGDNA
- the cdsA gene encoding phosphatidate cytidylyltransferase, producing the protein MLKYRLISAFVLIPVVIAALFLLPPVGFAIVTLVVCMLAAWEWGQLSGFTSRTQRVWLAVLCGFLLALMLYTLPEYHHDVHQPLVAGSLWISLAWWIAALVLVLFYPGSAAIWRNSKVLRLIFGLLTIVPFFWGMVALRAWHYDENHYSGAIWLLYVMILVWGADSGAYMFGKLFGKHKLAPKVSPGKTWQGFIGGLFTAAIISWGYGVWANLEVAPSTLLVCSIFAALASVLGDLTESMFKREAGIKDSGHLIPGHGGILDRIDSLTAAVPVFACLLLLVFGTI